Proteins from one Streptomyces genisteinicus genomic window:
- a CDS encoding LuxR C-terminal-related transcriptional regulator, producing MDTVSERAAEQWLAHARENAAPDDRTGGRAALLLVEGVAGTGRTRLARRLLAAAASAGAGTLAVDFTPFGATVTAPPAPGPAGAPRSPGPPPPPAGAARPQGADGSLREALAPLSGAARIPEGESFLLVADDVHLADRTARDALRRLLARPPAGLAVALTYRPEELREPGLVLGRSAALPASLAVRRLTLPPLDGDGVRGLVDELLGGPDRGPTELYARIAQRSGGVPQVVADLVGLLRETGEPRERYSLRDLEAAGVPPRLRQLTLGRVAALPEEMRSVALAAAVLDEPAEAEELGAVAGLTAEGGTAALVRALREGVLTEDGLGRYAYFVPLAATAVYAEIPGPVRRALHRSAARVLSHRRPEPWTALARHRRHGGEVRGWLHAVEQAATERAAAGDHQAAIDLLETTLSRSTVPLHARARLAPLLAHSAVLGLRSEQTVTVLRQILDEQSLPTAVRGQIRLDLGLLLCNQAVAGMQGWLELQQAVEELQERPVMAARAMAALAMPLLSTVPLERNLYWLERAEKAGSQSDDEEARTAVAANRVGTLMYIGDPAAWDALEALPRDTTDAAYQQHVARGLCNAADGALWLGRLAPARELLAEGVALATRSGAAYVEEGARGTSLLLDWAEGNWDGLAARARAFAAEAETMPGMAVDGRTVLGMLALSRGEWQQATAWLVGEVPREPHAAAVPHVAAASGAMIRMAMVRDDVDGAVAEASAAWDRLRDKGVWVWGAELAPWAVEATLRAGRAAAARRMVDEYAAGLEGRLAPSSDAALAWCRALVAEDGGDHTAAAELFRRSAVVYAGLPRPYAAVLATECAARCALAAGGDAGAAVADLASCVDRLTGLGAVWDAARVRAVLRAHQPADGQRRRGRPSYGDQLSPREQEVADLAATGLTHREIAATLHLSPRTVEQHVARARRKLESQSGQSLSPGRTRRTG from the coding sequence GTGGACACGGTGAGTGAGCGCGCGGCGGAGCAGTGGCTGGCGCACGCGCGGGAGAACGCCGCCCCGGACGACCGCACCGGGGGGCGGGCCGCGCTCCTGCTCGTGGAAGGCGTGGCCGGGACGGGGCGGACGCGGCTGGCGCGGCGGCTGCTGGCCGCCGCGGCCTCGGCCGGCGCGGGGACGCTGGCCGTGGACTTCACCCCGTTCGGCGCGACCGTCACCGCACCTCCGGCTCCGGGCCCGGCCGGTGCCCCCCGGAGCCCCGGGCCACCGCCGCCGCCCGCGGGCGCCGCCCGGCCGCAGGGTGCGGACGGGTCCCTGCGGGAGGCGCTCGCCCCGCTGTCGGGCGCTGCCCGCATCCCCGAAGGAGAATCGTTTCTTCTCGTCGCCGACGACGTCCACCTCGCCGACCGGACCGCCCGGGACGCCCTGCGGCGACTGCTGGCCCGGCCGCCCGCCGGGCTGGCCGTGGCCCTCACCTACCGGCCCGAGGAACTGCGCGAACCGGGCCTCGTGCTCGGCCGGAGCGCGGCCCTGCCCGCCTCGCTGGCGGTGCGGCGGCTGACGCTCCCGCCCCTGGACGGCGACGGGGTCCGCGGACTGGTCGACGAGCTGCTGGGCGGCCCCGACCGCGGCCCCACCGAGCTGTACGCGCGGATCGCGCAGCGCTCGGGCGGCGTGCCGCAGGTGGTGGCCGACCTGGTGGGGCTGCTGCGGGAGACGGGCGAGCCGCGCGAGCGGTACTCCCTCCGGGACCTGGAGGCCGCCGGCGTTCCGCCGAGGCTGCGCCAGCTCACCCTCGGCCGCGTCGCCGCCCTCCCGGAGGAGATGCGCTCCGTCGCCCTGGCGGCAGCCGTGCTCGACGAGCCGGCCGAGGCGGAGGAACTGGGCGCGGTGGCCGGCCTGACGGCCGAGGGCGGCACCGCGGCACTGGTGCGGGCGCTGCGCGAGGGCGTGCTGACCGAGGACGGGCTCGGCCGCTACGCGTACTTCGTGCCCCTGGCGGCCACCGCCGTGTACGCGGAGATCCCCGGGCCCGTCCGCCGCGCCCTGCACCGCAGCGCCGCCCGGGTGCTGTCGCACCGGCGCCCCGAGCCGTGGACGGCGCTGGCCCGCCACCGCCGCCACGGGGGCGAGGTCCGCGGCTGGCTGCACGCGGTGGAGCAGGCGGCCACGGAGCGGGCGGCGGCGGGAGACCACCAGGCCGCGATCGACCTGCTGGAGACCACCTTGTCGCGCTCCACGGTCCCGCTGCACGCGCGGGCCCGGCTCGCGCCGCTGCTGGCGCACAGCGCGGTTCTCGGCCTGCGGTCCGAGCAGACCGTCACGGTGCTGCGGCAGATCCTCGACGAGCAGTCGCTGCCGACCGCGGTGCGCGGCCAGATCCGGCTCGACCTCGGCCTGCTGCTCTGCAACCAGGCGGTGGCCGGGATGCAGGGCTGGCTGGAGCTGCAGCAGGCGGTGGAGGAACTCCAGGAACGGCCGGTGATGGCCGCCCGGGCGATGGCCGCGCTGGCGATGCCGCTGCTGTCGACCGTCCCGCTGGAACGCAACCTCTACTGGCTGGAGCGGGCGGAGAAGGCGGGCTCGCAGAGCGACGACGAGGAGGCGAGGACCGCTGTCGCCGCCAACCGGGTCGGCACCCTGATGTACATCGGCGACCCGGCGGCCTGGGACGCGCTGGAGGCGCTGCCGAGGGACACCACCGACGCGGCGTACCAGCAGCACGTGGCGCGCGGGCTGTGCAACGCGGCGGACGGCGCCCTGTGGCTCGGCCGCCTCGCCCCGGCACGCGAACTCCTCGCCGAGGGGGTCGCGCTGGCCACCCGCAGCGGTGCCGCCTACGTGGAGGAGGGGGCGCGCGGCACCTCGCTGCTGCTCGACTGGGCCGAGGGGAACTGGGACGGACTCGCGGCCCGGGCGCGGGCGTTCGCCGCGGAGGCGGAGACCATGCCCGGCATGGCGGTGGACGGCCGCACGGTGCTCGGGATGCTGGCGCTGTCCCGCGGCGAGTGGCAGCAGGCCACGGCGTGGCTCGTCGGCGAGGTGCCGCGCGAACCCCACGCGGCGGCCGTGCCGCACGTGGCCGCGGCGTCCGGCGCGATGATCCGGATGGCCATGGTCCGCGACGACGTGGACGGGGCAGTGGCGGAGGCCTCGGCCGCCTGGGACCGCCTGCGGGACAAGGGCGTGTGGGTGTGGGGGGCGGAGCTCGCGCCGTGGGCGGTCGAGGCGACCCTGCGCGCGGGACGGGCCGCCGCCGCACGGCGGATGGTCGACGAGTACGCGGCGGGCCTGGAGGGCCGCCTGGCCCCGTCGTCGGACGCCGCCCTCGCCTGGTGCCGCGCCCTGGTGGCGGAGGACGGGGGCGACCACACGGCGGCGGCGGAGCTGTTCCGGCGCTCGGCGGTGGTGTACGCGGGCCTGCCCCGTCCCTACGCGGCGGTGCTGGCCACGGAGTGCGCCGCCCGGTGCGCGCTGGCCGCGGGCGGGGACGCCGGGGCAGCGGTGGCGGACCTCGCGTCGTGCGTGGACCGGCTGACCGGGCTGGGGGCCGTGTGGGACGCCGCCCGCGTGCGCGCGGTGCTGCGCGCGCACCAGCCGGCCGACGGGCAACGGCGCCGGGGCCGCCCCAGCTACGGCGACCAGCTGTCGCCGCGCGAGCAGGAGGTAGCCGACCTGGCGGCGACCGGGCTCACCCACCGGGAGATCGCCGCGACCCTGCATCTGTCGCCCCGCACGGTGGAGCAGCACGTGGCCCGCGCCCGCCGGAAGCTGGAGTCCCAGTCGGGCCAGAGCCTGTCCCCGGGCCGGACGCGGCGCACGGGCTGA
- a CDS encoding ABC transporter ATP-binding protein, giving the protein MTQHVPNHLDHCYRGENPVRTLGRLLRPDRGRLLLASAVFVVKHSPIWLLPLITATVLDVVVQHGSLTELWQAVGVLLFILVINYPLHQWYVRLLGGSIRRMGTALRSALCRRLQQLSVGYHARVHSSVLQTKVVRDVEAVEHMVQQSSDLGLGALVTLTGGLVVIGFRTPEFLPVFLIVVPAAGILVMRLRGRLRSHNEDFRKEVEQFSSQVGEMTTLIPITRAHGLERAALGRVDGSLRQVFAAGLRLDVMNGRFNSAAWVTLNILGVLCLTGAALVAYYGWLPVSPGDVVMLSSFFTVLTGSVTTLLGLAPVISKGLESVRSAGEVLQAPDLESNEGKAEVERVTGRIEFRGVGFAYDDAAPAVREFDLSASPGETIALVGASGAGKSTVLNLLIGFIRPTEGRILLDGVDMSTLDLRSYRRFLSVVPQESILFEGSIRDNVTYGLSDTDDETLRGALRDANALEFVERLPDGLDTVVGQRGARLSGGQKQRLAIARALIRDPRILVLDEATSALDNRSEALVQEALARLVRGRTVFVVAHRLSTIQGADRIVVMADGRVRESGTHGELLAKGGVYADLQPAAHG; this is encoded by the coding sequence ATGACGCAACACGTCCCCAACCACCTGGACCACTGCTACCGCGGCGAGAACCCGGTGCGCACCCTCGGCCGTCTGCTCCGGCCGGACCGCGGCAGACTCCTGCTCGCCTCGGCCGTCTTCGTCGTCAAGCACAGCCCCATCTGGCTGCTTCCGCTGATCACCGCGACCGTGCTCGACGTCGTCGTCCAGCACGGCTCACTGACCGAGCTGTGGCAGGCCGTCGGCGTCCTGCTCTTCATCCTCGTGATCAACTACCCGCTGCACCAGTGGTACGTGAGACTGCTGGGCGGCAGCATCCGCCGCATGGGCACGGCCCTGCGCTCGGCCCTGTGCCGCAGGCTCCAGCAGCTGTCCGTCGGCTACCACGCCCGCGTCCACTCCAGCGTCCTGCAGACCAAGGTCGTCCGGGACGTCGAGGCGGTGGAGCACATGGTGCAGCAGAGCTCCGACCTGGGCCTCGGCGCACTGGTCACCCTCACCGGCGGACTCGTCGTCATCGGCTTCCGCACCCCCGAGTTCCTGCCGGTGTTCCTGATCGTCGTGCCCGCGGCCGGCATCCTGGTGATGCGGCTGCGCGGCAGGCTGCGCAGCCACAACGAGGACTTCCGCAAGGAAGTGGAGCAGTTCTCCTCCCAGGTCGGGGAGATGACGACGCTCATCCCCATCACCCGCGCCCACGGCCTCGAACGGGCCGCTCTCGGCCGCGTCGACGGCAGCCTGCGCCAGGTGTTCGCCGCCGGTCTGCGGCTCGACGTGATGAACGGCCGCTTCAACTCCGCCGCCTGGGTCACCCTCAACATCCTCGGCGTCCTCTGTCTGACCGGTGCGGCGCTCGTCGCCTACTACGGCTGGTTGCCCGTCAGCCCCGGCGACGTCGTCATGCTCAGCTCCTTCTTCACCGTGCTGACGGGCTCCGTCACCACGCTGCTCGGTCTCGCGCCGGTCATCAGCAAGGGCCTCGAATCGGTGCGCTCCGCGGGCGAGGTGCTCCAGGCGCCCGACCTGGAGAGCAACGAGGGCAAGGCCGAAGTGGAGCGGGTGACCGGCCGGATCGAGTTCCGGGGCGTCGGCTTCGCCTACGACGACGCCGCGCCCGCGGTCCGGGAGTTCGACCTCTCCGCGAGCCCCGGCGAGACGATCGCCCTGGTCGGCGCCTCCGGAGCGGGCAAGTCGACCGTCCTCAACCTGCTGATCGGCTTCATCCGGCCGACCGAGGGCCGGATCCTGCTCGACGGGGTCGACATGTCGACCCTCGATCTGCGGAGCTACCGCCGCTTCCTCTCGGTGGTCCCCCAGGAGTCGATCCTCTTCGAGGGCAGCATCCGCGACAACGTGACGTACGGGCTCAGCGACACCGACGACGAGACGCTCCGGGGTGCGCTGCGCGACGCCAACGCCCTGGAGTTCGTCGAGCGGCTGCCCGACGGCCTGGACACCGTCGTCGGCCAGCGGGGCGCCCGGCTGTCCGGAGGCCAGAAGCAGCGCCTGGCCATCGCCCGCGCCCTCATCCGCGACCCGCGCATCCTCGTCCTCGACGAGGCGACCTCGGCGCTCGACAACCGCTCGGAGGCACTCGTCCAGGAGGCCCTCGCCCGGCTCGTCCGGGGGCGCACGGTCTTCGTCGTGGCGCACCGGCTCTCCACCATCCAGGGCGCCGACCGCATCGTCGTGATGGCCGACGGAAGGGTCCGGGAGTCCGGCACCCACGGCGAACTCCTCGCGAAGGGAGGGGTGTACGCGGATCTCCAGCCGGCGGCCCACGGCTGA
- a CDS encoding FlgD immunoglobulin-like domain containing protein — translation MFRHLLMYRRTNRATRITSTAAIAVALTAGLATALPASAHAAGPAGNADDTEVRVPAPVVYADGPQTLLTSGSDGMLHREGGGYLWTNTYNSRTTSVPELDGVPEESIVRQHDTVNRVTYTRPREDGGTDIVRIGVEDPRYGSTLTVPAGYRHPTVAGGWVLATVDRGDGTHRLVEYRNGRENPIQLPEGATIGAEPVTYGSAYGRLLIGWTDADGTPGYGVVSTPDNRVTPLPVTGEATSLRVTQEEVSWVTRDGGTTAVHIRGVDSTAAPRVVPLDVRSPDSPVQAYLVGDNVLWHEGESGALRLTPYAGAETARDLLTGVESGYQLIEGRGQFAALGKDADGRRGIHLFSVDGLGLVFDLPVRQAPRTEVGRGAVRALSLAGGRLRHTTDLSGTGTLHGLDIGVGPQPRRGAALPDFGGLAAGRFADGGDEGLARLVADPETGHDVLLTGDDPRQPADTFALPHADGRITAVSPEFLLYRAGGRLLVVDTARDRIVHDLPDQAAALDHGTLLVPSRWLPGTVGAVDLRDGGITRLLRTGASCVPDELQSSGTLLYWSCAGRDTAGVRDRATGRSWPAPAAGTLLGDRFLAARNGDTLRLTGLGADGGTADLGVVGHLKPAASGEEDRGRTWTVDPGAGKLAWVDADDTVHVTAPQQAVSPLVVADSVTPAVLGAAGWDGVWWLSRPAASWTVTLTDRRTGAEVRSWTGEATPGTVRVSWDGTSAAGAPVPRGDYAWKLTAAPADGAGAPATATGRVRVTG, via the coding sequence GTGTTCCGTCACCTGCTCATGTACCGCCGTACGAACCGCGCCACCCGCATCACGTCCACCGCCGCGATCGCCGTGGCGCTCACCGCCGGGCTCGCCACCGCGCTGCCCGCCTCGGCCCACGCCGCCGGACCGGCCGGGAACGCAGACGACACCGAAGTACGCGTACCGGCGCCCGTCGTGTACGCCGACGGTCCGCAGACGCTGCTCACGAGCGGCAGCGACGGCATGCTGCACCGCGAGGGCGGCGGCTACCTCTGGACGAACACCTACAACAGCAGGACCACGTCGGTCCCCGAACTCGACGGCGTGCCCGAGGAGTCGATCGTCCGGCAGCACGACACCGTCAACCGCGTCACCTACACCAGGCCCCGCGAGGACGGCGGCACCGACATCGTGCGGATCGGCGTGGAGGACCCCCGCTACGGTTCCACGCTCACCGTCCCGGCGGGCTATCGGCACCCGACCGTCGCCGGCGGCTGGGTGCTCGCCACCGTCGACCGGGGCGACGGCACCCACCGGCTGGTGGAGTACCGCAACGGCCGCGAGAACCCGATCCAGCTCCCGGAGGGAGCCACCATCGGCGCCGAACCGGTCACGTACGGCTCCGCCTACGGCCGGCTCCTCATCGGCTGGACCGACGCCGACGGCACGCCCGGCTACGGCGTCGTCAGCACGCCCGACAACAGGGTCACCCCGCTGCCGGTGACCGGCGAGGCGACGAGCCTGCGCGTCACGCAGGAGGAGGTGAGCTGGGTGACCCGCGACGGCGGCACCACCGCCGTGCACATCAGGGGCGTCGACAGCACCGCCGCGCCGCGCGTCGTCCCGCTCGACGTCCGCTCCCCCGACAGCCCCGTCCAGGCCTACCTCGTCGGCGACAACGTGCTCTGGCACGAGGGCGAGAGCGGCGCCCTGCGCCTCACCCCGTACGCCGGTGCGGAGACCGCCCGGGACCTGCTCACCGGCGTCGAGTCCGGCTACCAGCTCATCGAGGGGCGCGGGCAGTTCGCCGCGCTCGGCAAGGACGCGGACGGCCGCCGCGGGATCCACCTGTTCAGCGTGGACGGCCTCGGCCTCGTCTTCGACCTCCCCGTCCGCCAGGCGCCCCGCACCGAGGTGGGGCGGGGCGCCGTCCGGGCGCTCTCGCTGGCCGGCGGGCGGCTCCGGCACACCACCGACCTGTCCGGCACGGGCACCCTGCACGGCCTGGACATCGGCGTGGGCCCGCAGCCGCGGCGCGGCGCCGCGCTGCCGGACTTCGGCGGGCTCGCGGCGGGACGGTTCGCGGACGGCGGCGACGAGGGCCTCGCCCGGCTGGTCGCCGACCCGGAGACGGGGCACGACGTCCTGCTGACGGGAGACGACCCGCGGCAGCCCGCGGACACCTTCGCCCTCCCCCACGCGGACGGCCGGATCACCGCCGTCTCCCCCGAGTTCCTGCTGTACCGCGCGGGCGGGCGGCTGCTCGTCGTGGACACCGCACGCGACCGGATCGTGCACGACCTGCCGGATCAGGCCGCCGCACTGGACCACGGCACCCTGCTCGTGCCGTCGAGGTGGCTGCCGGGCACGGTCGGCGCCGTCGATCTGCGGGACGGCGGGATCACCCGCCTGCTGCGGACCGGCGCCTCCTGCGTACCGGACGAACTCCAGAGCAGCGGCACACTGCTGTACTGGAGCTGCGCCGGGCGGGACACGGCGGGCGTCCGCGACCGGGCCACCGGCAGGTCCTGGCCCGCTCCGGCCGCCGGCACCCTGCTGGGCGACCGGTTCCTGGCCGCCCGCAACGGCGACACGCTGCGCCTGACCGGTCTGGGCGCGGACGGGGGCACGGCGGACCTGGGCGTCGTCGGGCACCTGAAGCCCGCGGCCTCCGGCGAGGAGGACCGCGGCCGGACCTGGACGGTCGACCCGGGCGCGGGCAAGCTCGCCTGGGTCGACGCGGACGACACCGTCCACGTCACCGCCCCTCAGCAGGCCGTCTCCCCCCTGGTGGTGGCCGACTCCGTCACCCCCGCCGTCCTCGGTGCGGCGGGATGGGACGGCGTCTGGTGGCTGTCCCGGCCCGCCGCCTCCTGGACGGTGACGCTCACCGACCGCCGCACCGGCGCCGAGGTCCGCTCCTGGACGGGTGAGGCCACCCCGGGCACCGTCCGGGTCTCCTGGGACGGCACCTCCGCCGCGGGCGCCCCGGTCCCGCGCGGCGACTACGCCTGGAAGCTGACCGCCGCCCCGGCGGACGGCGCGGGCGCTCCCGCGACGGCCACCGGACGGGTGCGCGTCACCGGCTGA
- a CDS encoding MFS transporter, giving the protein MPFDHTAPSPSPSGPDPAPAPVPAPVPACGRGGAEPRRPVTRHGYRALLRNREFAGLHTGLALSVAASTLSGLALGTLVGERTGSPFLTAVSMYGATFATVLGALTLMSVADGGRPRRTLVALQCVSLAGVAAQAVPGLPLAARFGLLLLLGFFQSLVTGTRMGLLAEAVPPEGYALARSLMNITAGATAVLGYAAGGVLLRCLTPQQVFLAAAALTAAGAAVVAATVRERSARPARRPGLRRTRETNRELLAHPGRRALLLNLWVPNGLVVGCEALFLPYAPGHAGALLAAASAGMLIGDLAVGRLLTVAGRRRAAFPLRLLLAAPCLLFAFHPPLPVALAAVLVSGAGFAATLPLQEMLLASTPDAVRGQVQGVESAGRMTCQGLGAAVAGGVAGLLAPATAITVVAAASIVVTVASRPFVVRAARAADAAPHHPARPRPGPAAP; this is encoded by the coding sequence ATGCCTTTTGACCACACCGCCCCTTCCCCGTCGCCCTCCGGACCCGACCCCGCCCCGGCCCCGGTCCCCGCCCCCGTCCCCGCCTGCGGCCGGGGCGGCGCGGAGCCCCGGCGCCCCGTCACCCGTCACGGATACCGCGCCCTGCTCCGCAACCGGGAGTTCGCCGGCCTCCACACCGGGCTCGCCCTCTCCGTCGCCGCGAGCACCCTCTCCGGCCTCGCCCTCGGCACCCTGGTCGGCGAACGGACCGGCTCACCGTTCCTGACCGCCGTCAGCATGTACGGGGCCACCTTCGCCACCGTGCTCGGCGCGCTCACCCTGATGTCGGTCGCGGACGGCGGCCGCCCCCGCCGCACCCTCGTCGCGCTCCAGTGCGTCTCACTGGCGGGCGTCGCCGCCCAGGCGGTCCCGGGGCTGCCGCTGGCGGCCCGCTTCGGACTCCTCCTGCTGCTGGGCTTCTTCCAGTCGCTGGTGACGGGCACCCGCATGGGGCTGCTCGCGGAGGCCGTGCCCCCGGAGGGCTACGCCCTGGCGCGCTCGCTGATGAACATCACCGCGGGTGCCACGGCGGTCCTCGGCTACGCGGCCGGCGGCGTGCTGCTGCGGTGCCTGACGCCGCAGCAGGTCTTCCTCGCCGCGGCCGCGCTCACCGCGGCCGGGGCGGCCGTCGTCGCGGCGACCGTCCGCGAGCGCTCGGCCCGCCCGGCCCGCCGCCCCGGGCTGCGCCGGACGCGGGAGACGAACCGGGAACTCCTCGCCCACCCCGGCCGCCGCGCCCTCCTGCTGAACCTCTGGGTCCCCAACGGCCTGGTCGTCGGCTGCGAGGCGCTGTTCCTCCCCTACGCCCCCGGGCACGCGGGCGCCCTCCTCGCCGCGGCCTCGGCGGGCATGCTGATCGGGGACCTGGCCGTCGGGCGCCTGCTCACCGTGGCCGGACGCCGTCGTGCCGCCTTTCCCCTCCGGCTCCTGCTCGCCGCCCCCTGCCTGCTGTTCGCGTTCCATCCGCCGCTGCCGGTGGCGCTCGCCGCCGTCCTCGTCTCCGGTGCCGGGTTCGCCGCCACCCTTCCCCTTCAGGAGATGCTCCTGGCGTCGACACCGGACGCGGTGCGGGGGCAGGTCCAGGGCGTGGAGTCGGCGGGACGCATGACCTGCCAGGGGCTCGGTGCGGCCGTCGCGGGCGGGGTCGCGGGACTGCTCGCACCCGCCACCGCCATCACCGTCGTGGCGGCGGCGTCGATCGTGGTGACCGTGGCGTCCCGCCCCTTCGTCGTCCGCGCGGCCCGTGCCGCGGACGCCGCCCCGCATCACCCCGCGCGGCCGCGCCCCGGCCCCGCCGCGCCCTGA